The genomic stretch AATAGTAACAGGAGGGATAAAGATGTCTATATACGAATTTTCTGCATCAACAATAAAGGGTGAAGCTAAATCTTTACATGATTACGAAGGGCAGGTAGTATTGGTAGTTAATACAGCCAGTAAATGCGGTTTTACTCCACAATATAAACAATTGGAAGAGTTATATAAAACATATAAAGATAAAGGGCTTGTAGTATTAGGATTCCCTTGTGATCAATTTGGGAATCAAGAGCCTGGTGCTAACGAAGAAATTGAGAGCTTTTGCGAAATTAATTATGGTGTAACATTTCCGATGTTTTCGAAAGTTGATGTGAATGGAGAGAATGCTCATCCGTTATTTACATACTTAAAAGAAGAAGCACCTGGAATTTTAGGTTCAAAAGGAGTTAAATGGAATTTCACCAAATTTTTGATTGATAAAGGTGGCAAACCTGTATCAAGATTCGCTCCTAAAGTAGAACCATCTGCTATAAAAGATAATATTGAGCAGTTGCTAAAATAATTGAGCTATCGATTGTAATACAACCATCGTTATAAAAAGCTGCACCTTCAAAATAACAGTAGATATTTATGAAGGTGCAGTTTTTATATATTTAAGTGAGGTTAAATAGGTTAAAAATTATCATTTGTGAAGTGGGGTAACACAATGCCCTACTTTAAATATAAAATTGTAGGTTGTTATCATATTGAGTTAAACAATAAACATCTACAAAACTGGTATTCTTGGCATCTTTTCTTCTTTACAACGATGGCTAACGTATAAATCCACTTTTAATGGTGCTAATTTGGTAACAATAGCAACAAAGTTTACGAAAAGTGCTAAGTTATATGAGTTTTTATAAAAAATATCGATATTACAATAAATACTAGTTAGAAAAATATCTAAAGAATGTGAATAGCTGTGTTGTTCAATGAAGAGAAAGGATTGAAGGAATATGCTTAAAATAGCGTGGATAACGGATAGTTCAGCTTGCATTGATGAAGAATTACAGCATCACCCTGATGTATACGTAGTACCAATTTCAATTATCTTAGATAATCAAGAATATCGGGATGGTGTGGATCTAACGCCTTATGAGTTATATAATAAATTAAAATCTTCAACTTCCCAACCGAAAACTTCCCAACCATCGGTTGGTCAATTTCTAGCATTGTATGAAAAGTTACAGTACAGTTATGATTACATTATTTCAATTCATGTTTCTTCGAAATTAAGTGGCACTTATTCTTCAAGCTTTCAAGCAGCACAACAAATCCAAAAACCAATATATATAATTGATTCGAAAGTTACCTCATATCCAATGACAGCTTTAATTTCTGAAGGAATTCGACTTAACAGAGCAGGCACAGAAATTAATGACATCGTATCTACTATACAAAAACTAGTAGATAAAAATAAAATGTATGTAATAGTTGGTAGTCTTGAGCAGCTATATGCAAGTGGAAGGTTAAATAGTATCCAATTCGTGGTTGGTAGTTTGTTGAAAATTAAACCGATCATCACTTTTAACAATGGTACATTAGCAATCTATGACAAAGTGCGCACAGAACGGAAGGCCTTACATCGCTTCCTTACTATATTGAAAGAAGAAATCCAAAACTCAAAAATCTCAGAAGTGTACTTATTATATGGATTACATAGTGATAAAGCACAGGTATTAAAACGAAAAATAGAAAGTTTGTTTCCTTCGTTAAATGTACTTACGTTCCCATTTTCTACTTCTCTAGGTGTGCATACAGGTGAAGACACAATTGGAATTAGCTGGTTTAATAATTAGGCTCTAACTTTGTTGTTATTTATAAAAAACTACGATAATAAAAGGAAGTCTTGTATGATTATCATCATATTATAGAAGAAAAAATGAGACGAAACTATTGTTGTGTCCATGTTTATTTATTTGGATGCAAAGCAATAACCGATGATACAGCCAATAATTATGAAAGGTAAATACATATAGTTTTAATGTTGTTTTAAGGGACACATATGTGTAAATAAAGTTATAACACTAGTATATATTGCACTAAATGAGTAGAAAGTGCTACGCTTGCCTCAATTTTATAGCCTATACTTAATAATTGAGCTACAGTTTCAGCACAATTTGGATTGGTAGGCTCTATAGGTGCATGTAAGCTTGAGTGTAATGAAACGAATTGGTTTGTTGTTGGATTACAGACAATCATAATTACATGACGTCCATACCAAGCTGTGCCTATTGTTGTTTGCTTTTGGGGAGGGTGTCGGTGAAAGCAATTGTTTTTATTTATCTGAACCAGATCCTTTCAATTTTTCTATCTACCTACCTGTAAACTAACAAAGACTAAACATGACGCATTAAAAGGGTGTATGAGCTCCAGTCAGTTTTGGGGACAACCATAATATTACATGTTCTATAACTAGAATAATTAACAAGTCTTTTAACAGGGCTGTTTTCGTATAGAATATTGTTTTCTTTACTAACAAATAAACACGTATGACTGTTGAATAAAAACGATATTTTTATCTTCAATTATAGGAACTATAGCAACAAAGTTTACGAAAAGAGCCTTTACCCATAAAATAATATGAAATTAAGGGAAGTTTAAAAGCAACAAATATTACAAGAGAACCTTGATATTGTGTCGCACGAAAATTAAATCTTCATTATTATATGCATGTTGCTAGTCAAATGTCCTTATTTAAAATGATTCCACAATAATCCTTCCGTCATGTTACAATGTGTTGAGAAAGCAATAGGCTTATGTCGGTTTTTTAAAAAATTGGCTTTTTTCCCACAGAAGTTGTTTTTCGTATACTTAAATATAGACGAGTAAATTGATGCTATCCTATATTAACCTCTATAGCATCAAAATTTGCGAAAATCGCTGTATCATTAAATTGTCTGTTGCATTGTATTATAGAAGAAAATATGCTGTGGTTTTACTATTACAACAGACAAGTTATATAGTGTCAAACGTCCAATAATTTAAACAGGTGATATATAAATGCATGCAGAAATGATAAAAATTACTGAACAATTTGTGAAATCAATATTAGTTGATGACCGAACTGGTCATGATTATTTTCATATACACCGTGTAAGAAACATGGCTTTACGTATTGGGAAAATTGAAAAGGCAAATCTTCTTATAGTTGAAATGGCTGCGCTGTTACATGATACGATAGATGACAAAATTATGGATGATCCAAAAGCTGCAATTAAACACGTAACAAGCTTTATGCATTCAAACGGAGTAAGATCTGTTGATAGTGAACATATAATGGATATCATTACCTCACTTTCGTTTAAAGGCGGAAATGGAGTTCCAATGAAATCGCTTGAAGGTCAAGTTGTTCAAGATGCAGATAGATTAGATGCATTAGGTGCGATCGGTATAGCTCGAGCATTTACATATGGTGGCTTAAAGGGACATATACTTTATGACCCTGACATACCGATAAGGGAAAGTATGACGTATGAACAATATCGATTTGAGCAAGGTACAACAATTAACCATTTTTATGAGAAATTATTACGCCTTTCAGATAAAATGAACACGGAAGAAGGAAAGAAGATAGCGCATCAAAGGCATGGTTTTATAGAAAAGTACTTAAAACAATTTTTTGAGGAATGGAATGGTCAACTATGAAATTACTAACTGTAGAAAATTTCACAAAAAGCTATACAGAAAGAACGTTGTTCGAACACATATCTTTCAGTATAACGTCTGGTGACCGAATCGGGGTCATTGGTGTAAATGGGACTGGGAAATCAACTTTGTTAAAGCTTATTGCTGGAGAAGAAATTCCTGATGAAGGTCAAATGATATGTTCAAAAGGCTATGCAATAAGCTATTTAGCTCAGCAACCAGTATTTAAAGAAAACCATTCAGTGCTTGATCAAGTTTTTCATGGTGATACGCCACTTATTAACTTATTAAAAGAGTACGAGCAAATTTTATTAAAACTAGCAGATGAACCGACAAATGAAAAAATCCAACAAGCGTTATTTACTACACAGCAACGTATGGATGCAATGAATGCTTGGGAAGCAAATTCAAATGCAAAAGCAATTCTAACTAAGCTCGGTATAAAAGATTATTCACAACAAATTGGGGAGCTATCAGGGGGACAAAAAAAGAGAGTTTCATTAGCACAGGCATTGATAGCAGAACCTGATTTGTTAATTTTAGATGAGCCAACGAACCATTTAGATTATGAAACAATCATGTGGTTAGAAGATTATTTAGCTAAGTTTAATGGAGCTATTTTGCTCGTAACACACGATCGGTATTTTTTAGATCGAGTTACAAATCGTATCCTGGAGTTGGATAACGGTAACTTATATAGTTATTCAGGGGGGTATTCATCTTTTTTAGAAGGAAAAGCGTTGAGAGAAGAACAAACACAAGCTAGTGAGGAAAAACGTCAGAATCTATACCGTCATGAACTAGCCTGGATGAAAAGAGGTGCAAAAGCAAGAACAACGAAACAAAAGGCAAGAATAAAACGCTTTGAGGAATTAGAAAATAGTAAATTTACATCAAATGAAAGTAAACTGGATATATCATTACAATCTAGCCGTCTAGGGAAGAAGGTAGTCGAATTAGAAAGTGTTACCAAATCTTACGGGAACAAAAACATTTTAGTAGATTTTAACCTGTTAATTAAACGGGGAGACCGTATCGGTATCGTTGGAGAGAATGGATCTGGAAAATCTACATTGCTAAATTTAATTACAGGAAAAACAACTCCTGACGGTGGAAATGTCTCAGTTGGTCCAACTGTCAAAATTGGATACTATACTCAAGAGACCTTTCAAATGAATGAAAATCAACGGATCATTGAATATGTGAAGGAGTCAAGGGAAGTTATAGAAACGTTAGATGGTCACACAATTTCTGCTGCTCAAATGCTAGAGCGGTTCTTATTTCCGATGCATACTCACGGTACACCAATTCGCAAACTCTCTGGTGGAGAGAGAAAACGATTATTTTTATTAAAGATTTTAATGGATGCACCAAACGTGTTATTACTCGATGAACCAACAAATGACCTTGATACTAAAACTTTGACAATATTAGAAGATTATTTAGATGAGTTCCCAGGTGTTGTAATCACCGTATCACATGACCGATACTTTTTGGACAAAATAGCGGAGCAAATTCTCGTTTTTCAAGGTGATGGACATGTGAAAACACACTTTGGTTTATACACAGCACTTCTTGAACAGCGTACTCAAAAGTCGATAGTGAAAGAATTACAAAAAGAAAAAGAAGTTACGAAAAAAGAAAAGAAGCAAATCCGGAAGCTAACTTATAAGGAACAAAAAGAGTGGGAAACAATTGAAGATCGGATCGCTGAAATGGAGCAAACTTGCGAACATTTGACGCAACAAATTGAACAAACTGGAAGTGATTTTGAAACTGCTCAATCGCTAATGAAGGAACATGAGGATACTACAAAACAATTAGAACAGTTGATGGAACGTTGGGAAGAATTATCTGAAGTCATAGAAGCAACTAAATGAATCTCTAAATTATGGAGATTAATTGTATCTATGGTTGTTAGTTATGAATGCGCTGAACTAAAACTTAGATCCCGTTTGAAAACAACTTCCGACTAATTAACTTTTGATAAAGGTCACCAGTTCAAAACATAATAAAGTATTGTTTTTTCAAGGCTCTTTTCGTAAACTTTATTGCTATTAAAATCAAATTAGTACTATAGATAGTAGTTTTACATGGTTGCTCATTGTTGTACGGAAGAAAAGTGCCAGGAAATCTAGTTGTGTATGTGTTTGGTTCTTATTGCGAAAAACAGCCTTTTTTCAACACCTACACCTTTGGTTGTAGGGACACAATTTACAGTGTCATTCACATTCTAATGTATTATGAAAGTTCAACTTTTACAGTTGGACTTTTTGTATGTCATGATGATTGCTGATGGAAATAATAAATCTATTCCTAGCTTAGTAGACATACACATCATGACGTATATATTAGATATTGTAGAAGCTTTCTTAGTATTGGACAACTCGCTTTGCTCCTAAATATCGAGCGTTCCAGTAGGTGTTACTGAGATGACTAACTGTAACGCCAACTGATGAATCAGTATGAATAAATTGATTATTCCCAATGTAAATTCCAGCATGAGAAGGGCCTGGTTTATACGTTTCGAAAAAAACAATATCACCGATACTTGGATGTTGGACGTCAACAGTAAAATTCCATATGTCACTTACAGTCCTAGGGATTTTGATGTTTTTTTGATCAAATACAAAAGTTAAAAAGCCGCTGCAATCAAAGCCGCTTGGTGAAGTTCCACCCCAAACATATGGGCTACCGATGTATTTTTGTGCAATTGTAATCAAAGATGTATCAACACTGTTCACTGTCGTTTGTTTTGCTGGTTTGATATATATTGTTTTACCAATCTTATTCTTATTAGTTTCAAGGTGTTGCAATGTTTGTCGTCCAGCTATGCCATCAATTGTCAACTTATTACGTTGCTGATATGTTTTTACCGCTGTTAATGTTAGTGGACCGAATATTCCATCAACCTGTCCTTCATAATAATCAAGATTTTGTAATTGGTGTTGTAATTGTAATACATCTTCACCCGTGGAACCGTATGAAAGAACTTTTTGCTTTTGGAGTGTATCAAGCTTAGCTAATCTAGTTAACATCTTTTGATCGGTAATGCCATCTGTAGCTAACTGTGATTTACTTTGAAATAATTGTACAGCTTCCTTCGTTTTCTTACCATAAACCCCGTCAATATGACTATGGTACATTGCCAGGTTTTTAAGTTTTAGTTGAAGTGCTTTCACTGCTTGCCCAGTATGTCCATATCGTAATTGTTCTTTCTTTAGTTCCTGTACACTTATAATATCGTAATTTACAGCTGTGTTAATTGGCAATGACGTACTTAATACTACAGTGGCGGCAACTGATGACATAACAAAGTTATGCTTTGTTCCTGTAGATAACTTCATGTTTGGCCTCCATTCCAATAAAGTGTCATTTGCAATAAGTTAAGTTACCTGAGCTTAGAAAGAGGGGCATTATTTATATCATTAATATTTATGAATAGGAATAATTATGACAAATTAACAGTAGAATTACTCATTTTTTGTAGAAATATATCGGACAACTTTTTAAGGAGTGAGTGTAATGGCTGGAAGGACGTACGTATGTTAAAATTATTTTTACTATACTTGTAGTAAAAAAGGGGAGATTAGTTTGAAGATCAATACAATTGAACCAACACCTAGTCCAAACACAATGAAAATTATCTTAAACAAAGAATTACCCTCTGGAAAAAGTAATAATTATAAGAGAGAGAATAGCGAAAGTGCACCACAAATCATTCAGGACATTTTGTCGATTGATGGTGTGAAAGGAGTATACCATGTTGCTGATTTTTTAGCTGTAGAACGTAATGCCAAGTATGATTGGCAAGAGATCTTACCAAAAGTAAGGGAGGCTTTTGGGGAAGATATTGAAGAATCTAGTGATAAACGCCAAGAAGTTGCTGATACATTTGGGGACGTAAAAGTCTTTGTGCAAATGATCCAATTTATTCCGATGCAAGTGAAATTATTAGATGGACAAACTGAAAAACGATATGGCTTACCAGAGCGATTTAAAGAAGCAGTATTAACAATGCAATCATCCGTAAATAATGTCGTTAGTGATAGACAATGGCAGGAATATGGAACTCGTTATGGTGATATTGAAGATGTTGGATCAGAGGTGGTTGAGGAACTGATAGCTGTTTATGATGAAGACCGCTTAAATAGACTAGTTGATGCAGCAAAGAATAAAGACCATACCGCAGCAAGTCATTTGTTAAGAAACAGTTACAAAGTAACACCTGAAATGCTAGAAAATGCTGATTGGACTAAACGGTATGCTGCTCTTGAACAAATGGAGCCAACTGAGGAAGATATACCAGTTTTAGCACAAGCATTAAATGATGATAAAGCTTCAATACGACGTCTCGCTACCGTCTACTTAGGCATGATAGAAAAACCAGTTGTGTTGCCATATTTATATAAAGCGTTGACTGATAAGAGTATAACAGTTAGAAGAACGGCTGGGGATTGCCTATCAGATATTGGAGATCCAAGTGCGATTGGGGCAATGATTAAAGCTTTACAAGATCCAAGCAAATTAGTACGGTGGAGAGCAGCGATGTTTTTGTATGAAGTTGGAGACGATTCAGCGTTGCCTGCTTTAATTGAAGCTCAAGATGATCCTGAATTTGAAGTTAGTATGCAAATGAAACTAGCAATTGAACGAATTAAAGAAGGGGAGGAAGCCAAAGGGTCTGTTTGGAAACAAATGACCGATAGCAGGAATAACAAAGATTTAATATAGGAGATGTATATACTCAAATCAGGTGTAGAGTTTATTACACCTGGTTTTTTATTGGCACTGATTATACAGGTCATTAAATGTTTCTATCATTAAATAGAACTTTTCTATAAGTCAATGAAGAAAAATAAAACTATAATTTACTTCATACTTAATGATTATTTTAAGGTTGTGATAATGATGGAGAGCAAAATAGTAGGAATAATAGGTGGTATGGGTCCAAAGGCAACAGTAGATTTAATGAATAAAATAATTAATAATACGCCAGCTAAACATGATCAAGACCATCTTCACCTCATTGTGGATAGCAACTCACAAATTCCTGATCGTACATCAGCAATTATAGGTGAAGGCTTAGATCCCACACCATCAATTGTAGCATCTGCACAACGGCTTCAAGAGGCTGGTGCAGATTTATTAATGATTGCGTGTAATACTGCACACTTTTTCTACAAGGCTGTTATAAACTCAGTCGATATACCGGTGATCCATATGCCAATTGAAACTGCGAAATATTTACAAGAGCACAAATACAACACAGTCGGTTTATTAGCTACTGACGGTACTTTACAATCTAACTTGTATCAGCATTGTTTAAATAAATATGACATTGCCCTTATCAATTTAAATAAAGAAATGCAAGCAGATGTAATGAAAGGGATATATTCTATCAAAGGTGGTAAACTAGAAACGGGATTGTTTTACTTATCAGCTGTAGCTAAAGAGGTGAAGGGCCTTGGTGCTGATGCAATTATTGCTGGCTGTACAGAAATACCACTTGTACTTCAATCAACTAAACAATTGATTGTGGTAGACCCAACTGAAATTATTGCAAAAAAGGTCGTCCACATAGCAACAAATATGAACAATGAGTTACTTTCTGTATAGAGCAAGAGTATAACTTAGTAGAGTGATAAGTTAGAAGAGTGAGTAAACAAAAGGGTGGGGAGTATGAATATTGATAATATTGAAGCTTTCATATATGTTTGTCAACTTGGGAGCTTTAATAAAGCAGCAGAAGCGTTATTTTTAACTCAGCCTTCCGTTTCTGCACGAATTCAATCTCTAGAACGTGAAATGAATATTAAGCTATTTCTTCGTCAAGGAAATAAAGTGTCGCTAACTGATAAAGGTGAATATTTTTTTCCCCATGCGCAAAAAATATTGCAATCTTATCAAGAAGCAAAGTATAGACTCCAGCAAGAATTGCTTCCGAACGAATTAAAATTCGGTTGTGCATTATCTATAGCTAATAATGTTTTACCATCTATGTTACCTGACTTTAAAGCTAAATTTAACAATGTGCGAATGAAGATAATAACAGGGCATTCAAAAGACGTTTTACAAAAAGTAATTAATCAAGAAGTTGATTTTGGAATTATAAGAAGAGAAACTCATCCAGAAATTGAAGGGATTCATTTATACGATGACCCTATTAGTCTGTTTGTTTCAAACGGCCATATTTTACTGAAACAGGAAACGATAACGTTAGAGCAAGTTGCAAAATACCCACTCATTTTTTTTGATTATGGCTCAATGGATTGGCTTTATATCCATAGAATTTTTTCAACGAATAGGATTTCACCGAATATATCTTTGGAAGTTGACAATATGGAAACAGCAAAAAACTTAGTCATACAAGGTATGGGAATTAGCTTTTTACCTGAACATTGTGTGAAAAAGGAGCTTCAAAAGGAGCAACTTGTTCGTGTTGAATTAACGCCACCCATTAGAATGAATATAAGCATTGATTTTATTTACGTAAAAGGGAGTTCACAATCTGTTTTTATCAATTATTTTAAGGAAAGACTCTTTTCGTAAACATTGTTGCTATTAAGACTAATTTATGCAACTGACCTCATTTAAAATGCGACAAGTTTCCACGACCGCTTGGGTTATACGTATTTACTTCATAGTAAGAAAAATAACTCAATGCGAAAGTAGTCAAAATTTAATAACATAAATAAAGCAGACTTAAAAAGGGTTAGGTTCTAAGAAGTTGGCTGTTTTTATTGGCGGTTGATCCAATAAAATAAGCAATTGAACTTTTTGGAATCTTGCCCTTTTCCTATGTTCATTTTGTAGCATTGTGAACAGCTTTTAACTTATTTACAGTATTTTAAAAAAATTCACAAAAAAACTATTGCAAAACAAATGAAAACAAACTATATTGTTAAAATATATACTCAAAGAGAGGTTGATAATATGTCCAAGGATTTACGTATCCGAAGTAAAGCGCTTAGTGATGATGTAAAAAGAGCACCGAACCGAGCAATGCTGCGTGCTGTCGGTTTTAGTGATGAAGATTTTAAAAAACCGATGATTGGTATTGCAAGTACATGGAGCGAGGTAACTCCATGTAATATTCATATTGATGAGTTAGCTATCAAGGCAAAGGAAGGTGCTAAAAATGCTGGTGGTGCACCGTTAATATTTAATACGATTACTGTTTCAGATGGCATTTCAATGGGAACAGCAGGTATGAGGTATTCATTACCTAGTCGAGAAGTTATTGCTGATTCAATTGAAACCGTTGTTGGCGGAGAAAATTTAGACGCTTTTGTTGCTATCGGTGGATGTGACAAAAACATGCCTGGATGTATGATCGCTATTGGTCGTTCTAATGTGCCAGCAGTATTCGTTTACGGTGGTACAATAAAACCTGGTAGACATAATGACAAAGATATTGACATTGTTTCAGCATTTGAAGGAGTTGGACAGTATAATAAAGGTGATATTGATCGTGAAGAGCTTCATCAAATTGAGTGTCATGCATGCCCTGGGGCTGGCTCCTGTGGAGGAATGTATACTGCAAACACGATGGCTTCTGCAATAGAGGCAATGGGAATGAGTTTACCTGGAAGTTCATCGAATCCAGCAGAGTCTTCCTTCAAAGGCGAAGACTGTTTGAAAGCAGGAGAAGCTGTTTATCATTTGTTAGAAAAAGAGATTTATCCAAAGGATATTATGACAAAAGAAGCATTTGAGAATGCTTTTACTGTAGTATTAGCGCTTGGAGGATCGACAAATGCAATTCTTCATTTATTAGCAATTGCTCATTCAGTTGATGTCGATTTGTCATTGGAAGACTTTGATAGATTACAAAAGAAAGTGCCTCATATTGCGGATTTAAAGCCAAGTGGTCAATATGTGATGCAAGATCTTCATGAAGCAGGTGGGGTACAAGCCGTTATGAAAGTATTACTTGATGAAGGTCTATTACACGGACATTGTCTTACGGTAACAGGGAAAACATTAGCAGATAACTTAGTAGAGGCACCACCTTTAGTAGAAGGCCAAAAGGTTATCACGCCATTTTCTGAACCGTTAAAACCAACGGGTCCTTTAGTTATTTTAAAAGGTAATTTAGCTCCAGATGGTGCAGTTGCAAAAGTATCAGGCTTGAAAACAAAGCACTTAACTGGACCAGCTAAAGTATTTAATTCAGAGGATGAAGCGACTCAAGCAGTACTAAATGATGATATCAAAGCTGGTGATGTACTTGTTATTCGTTATGAAGGACCTAAGGGAGGTCCTGGTATGCCAGAGATGCTATCAATATCAGCAATCTTAGTTGGTAAAGGATTAGGAGAGAGTGTAGCATTATTAACTGATGGTCGCTTCTCAGGAGGCACACACGGACTTGTTGTTGGCCACATTGCTCCAGAAGCTCAAGTAGGTGGCCCAATTGGGTTATTGAAAACTGGTGATATCGTAACCATCAATAGTGAGTTACAGTCACTATCCGTTGATCTTTCAGAAGTAGAGCTAGAAAAACGTCGAGCTAGCTGGGTAGCACCTAAGTTACATTCAAGAGGTGTCTTAGGAAAATTCGCTCATCAAGTCTCTTGTGCTTCAAAAGGTGCGGTCACGGATCTTTATTAAGTTTTTATTAGTTGATTTTCTATGATTTGTACAGTATTCTTTAAGCATCGGAATGTAATTGGAGGGAATTGTTTATGTCGATGGCTTATGAAGAATATATGAAACAAATGGTTAAACCGATGCGTCAAGAGTTAGTCAGTGCAGGCTTTACTGAACTATTGACAGCTGAATCAGTTGAAGAATTTTTAGATGAAGCACAAGGCACTACATTAGTTGTAGTTAACTCGGTATGTGGATGTGCAGCAGGGCTAGCTAGACCAGCTGCAACGCAGGCTGTATTAAATAATGACAAAAAACCTGATCAGCTTGTGACAGTGTTTGCAGGTCAAGATAAAGAGGCAACTTCTAAGATGAGGGAGTATTTTGTCGACCTTGAGCCATCATCACCATCAATGGCTCTACTGAAAGGGAAAGAAGTAGTACATTTTATTCCTCGTCATGAAATTGAAGGTCATGCGATGGAACAGATTATGGAGAACTTACAATCTGCTTTTAATAAATCATGTTAAGAGGATGTCTATATGACGTCCTCTTTCTTATGGTACGTGAAAGTACACTTAATATTATTTGATTAAATAAAGCTTACAACTATTTATGAGATTTTACAGAAGAATTAATAATAGGTGATGACATTGATTGCGACAACTGGTGGTCGAACAGATGAAAATGGTATTCTACTTGCAAAAGAAGTAGCGAGGGATTTAAAAATCTCTTATGTTGATAGAAAAAAATCGTCTATAAAGGAATTGAAACACCATTATAACAAAGATGTGCTAATGATAGGTAGAAATAGACTAGAAATACATCCTATCACTGCTAATGAGCCGGTGTTTTTTCATCCTAACTCAGCTATGTTCCGTTTAAAACGCATAATGATAGGACTAGATGACCCATTTCTTAGAGCTGTGCAACTTTCAGAAGGAATGACTTTTTTAGATTGCACTGTCGGACTAGCTTCTGATAGTATTTTGGCAAGTTATGTAGTTGGTAGGAGCGGAAGAGTTGTAGGAGTTGAAGGAAATCGTTATTTAGCATATTTGGTTAAGAGAGGGTTACATGAATGGAACTCTCAATTATTAGAAATGAACAATGCTATGAAATGGATTGAAGTTGTTCATTACGATCATTTACTATATTTAAAAAAGTGTCCGAGCGATTCTTTTGATGTCGTATATTTTGATCCAATGTTTGAAAAAACGATAAACGAATCAAACGGTATTAATAGCTTAAAACATTTAGCAGTTTATTCAGAAATTACAGCGGAAGTGTTAT from Cytobacillus sp. IB215665 encodes the following:
- a CDS encoding glutathione peroxidase — translated: MSIYEFSASTIKGEAKSLHDYEGQVVLVVNTASKCGFTPQYKQLEELYKTYKDKGLVVLGFPCDQFGNQEPGANEEIESFCEINYGVTFPMFSKVDVNGENAHPLFTYLKEEAPGILGSKGVKWNFTKFLIDKGGKPVSRFAPKVEPSAIKDNIEQLLK
- a CDS encoding DegV family protein, with the translated sequence MLKIAWITDSSACIDEELQHHPDVYVVPISIILDNQEYRDGVDLTPYELYNKLKSSTSQPKTSQPSVGQFLALYEKLQYSYDYIISIHVSSKLSGTYSSSFQAAQQIQKPIYIIDSKVTSYPMTALISEGIRLNRAGTEINDIVSTIQKLVDKNKMYVIVGSLEQLYASGRLNSIQFVVGSLLKIKPIITFNNGTLAIYDKVRTERKALHRFLTILKEEIQNSKISEVYLLYGLHSDKAQVLKRKIESLFPSLNVLTFPFSTSLGVHTGEDTIGISWFNN
- a CDS encoding HD domain-containing protein, which translates into the protein MHAEMIKITEQFVKSILVDDRTGHDYFHIHRVRNMALRIGKIEKANLLIVEMAALLHDTIDDKIMDDPKAAIKHVTSFMHSNGVRSVDSEHIMDIITSLSFKGGNGVPMKSLEGQVVQDADRLDALGAIGIARAFTYGGLKGHILYDPDIPIRESMTYEQYRFEQGTTINHFYEKLLRLSDKMNTEEGKKIAHQRHGFIEKYLKQFFEEWNGQL
- a CDS encoding ABC-F family ATP-binding cassette domain-containing protein, with the translated sequence MKLLTVENFTKSYTERTLFEHISFSITSGDRIGVIGVNGTGKSTLLKLIAGEEIPDEGQMICSKGYAISYLAQQPVFKENHSVLDQVFHGDTPLINLLKEYEQILLKLADEPTNEKIQQALFTTQQRMDAMNAWEANSNAKAILTKLGIKDYSQQIGELSGGQKKRVSLAQALIAEPDLLILDEPTNHLDYETIMWLEDYLAKFNGAILLVTHDRYFLDRVTNRILELDNGNLYSYSGGYSSFLEGKALREEQTQASEEKRQNLYRHELAWMKRGAKARTTKQKARIKRFEELENSKFTSNESKLDISLQSSRLGKKVVELESVTKSYGNKNILVDFNLLIKRGDRIGIVGENGSGKSTLLNLITGKTTPDGGNVSVGPTVKIGYYTQETFQMNENQRIIEYVKESREVIETLDGHTISAAQMLERFLFPMHTHGTPIRKLSGGERKRLFLLKILMDAPNVLLLDEPTNDLDTKTLTILEDYLDEFPGVVITVSHDRYFLDKIAEQILVFQGDGHVKTHFGLYTALLEQRTQKSIVKELQKEKEVTKKEKKQIRKLTYKEQKEWETIEDRIAEMEQTCEHLTQQIEQTGSDFETAQSLMKEHEDTTKQLEQLMERWEELSEVIEATK
- a CDS encoding peptidoglycan-binding protein, coding for MKLSTGTKHNFVMSSVAATVVLSTSLPINTAVNYDIISVQELKKEQLRYGHTGQAVKALQLKLKNLAMYHSHIDGVYGKKTKEAVQLFQSKSQLATDGITDQKMLTRLAKLDTLQKQKVLSYGSTGEDVLQLQHQLQNLDYYEGQVDGIFGPLTLTAVKTYQQRNKLTIDGIAGRQTLQHLETNKNKIGKTIYIKPAKQTTVNSVDTSLITIAQKYIGSPYVWGGTSPSGFDCSGFLTFVFDQKNIKIPRTVSDIWNFTVDVQHPSIGDIVFFETYKPGPSHAGIYIGNNQFIHTDSSVGVTVSHLSNTYWNARYLGAKRVVQY
- a CDS encoding conserved virulence factor C family protein, whose amino-acid sequence is MKINTIEPTPSPNTMKIILNKELPSGKSNNYKRENSESAPQIIQDILSIDGVKGVYHVADFLAVERNAKYDWQEILPKVREAFGEDIEESSDKRQEVADTFGDVKVFVQMIQFIPMQVKLLDGQTEKRYGLPERFKEAVLTMQSSVNNVVSDRQWQEYGTRYGDIEDVGSEVVEELIAVYDEDRLNRLVDAAKNKDHTAASHLLRNSYKVTPEMLENADWTKRYAALEQMEPTEEDIPVLAQALNDDKASIRRLATVYLGMIEKPVVLPYLYKALTDKSITVRRTAGDCLSDIGDPSAIGAMIKALQDPSKLVRWRAAMFLYEVGDDSALPALIEAQDDPEFEVSMQMKLAIERIKEGEEAKGSVWKQMTDSRNNKDLI